A stretch of the Synechocystis sp. PCC 7338 genome encodes the following:
- a CDS encoding (Fe-S)-binding protein, whose amino-acid sequence MSAPPSFTALAQAVNNPEIGFDSQNPPPQAVLDSCVHCGFCLNTCPSYRVIGKETDSPRGRIYLMNGINQGQASLDATTIQHFDSCLGCLACVSACPSGVQYDQLISATRPQVERNYDRPFGDRLLRGMIFNLFPYPWRLRLLLPLLWIYQNCGLQKLVQVTGLLTRFFPRLAAMESILPRVTAASLRDNYPTEIPAQREKRYRVGVILGCVQRLFFSPVNEATVRVLTANGCEVVIPKSQGCCAALPAHQGQTAQAQAIARQMIDSFADTEVDYIIINAAGCGHTLKEYHHILADDPEYLTKAQAFVSKVRDINEFLMQIGLSQTLHPVTEELTPVVYQDACHLIHGQKISLQPRQLIAQIPHLQLREPLDAALCCGSAGVYNMLQPAIAEELGQQKVSNLCQTGAKLIISANPGCSLQIQKHLQKQGQSLGVIHPIQLLDLSLRGEKLTNL is encoded by the coding sequence ATGTCGGCTCCTCCCTCCTTCACCGCCTTGGCCCAGGCCGTCAACAATCCCGAAATTGGTTTTGATTCCCAAAATCCCCCGCCCCAGGCCGTGTTGGATAGTTGTGTCCACTGCGGCTTTTGTTTGAATACCTGCCCCAGCTACCGGGTCATTGGCAAGGAAACCGATTCTCCCCGGGGCCGCATCTATTTAATGAATGGCATTAACCAGGGGCAAGCCAGTTTAGACGCCACCACCATCCAGCATTTTGACAGTTGTTTAGGTTGTTTAGCCTGTGTCAGTGCCTGTCCTTCTGGGGTGCAGTATGACCAGTTGATCTCCGCCACCAGGCCCCAGGTGGAACGTAACTATGACCGTCCCTTTGGCGATCGCCTTTTGCGGGGGATGATTTTTAATTTGTTTCCCTATCCCTGGCGGTTGCGGTTGTTACTGCCCCTGCTCTGGATTTATCAAAATTGTGGGTTGCAAAAATTAGTGCAAGTAACGGGACTATTGACCAGATTCTTTCCCCGTTTAGCGGCCATGGAAAGCATTTTGCCCCGGGTCACTGCCGCTTCATTACGGGATAATTATCCAACTGAAATTCCCGCTCAGAGGGAAAAGCGCTACCGAGTGGGCGTAATTCTTGGTTGTGTACAAAGATTATTTTTTTCCCCTGTTAATGAAGCCACTGTCCGGGTTCTAACTGCCAATGGTTGTGAAGTAGTGATCCCGAAATCCCAGGGGTGTTGCGCTGCCCTCCCCGCCCACCAAGGCCAAACCGCCCAAGCCCAGGCGATCGCCAGGCAGATGATCGACAGCTTTGCCGACACAGAGGTGGATTACATTATTATTAATGCCGCCGGTTGTGGTCACACGCTGAAGGAATACCACCATATCCTGGCCGACGACCCGGAATATTTAACCAAAGCCCAAGCCTTTGTTAGTAAAGTACGAGACATTAATGAGTTCCTGATGCAGATAGGGTTAAGCCAAACCCTCCACCCCGTCACCGAGGAATTAACCCCTGTGGTTTATCAAGATGCCTGCCATCTGATCCATGGCCAAAAAATTAGTCTCCAACCCCGACAGTTAATTGCCCAAATTCCCCATTTACAATTGCGAGAACCTTTGGATGCGGCCCTCTGTTGTGGCAGTGCCGGGGTCTATAACATGCTCCAACCGGCGATCGCCGAAGAGTTGGGACAGCAAAAAGTCAGCAATCTCTGTCAAACTGGCGCCAAATTAATCATTTCCGCCAACCCTGGTTGCTCATTACAAATCCAAAAACACTTGCAGAAACAAGGCCAAAGCCTCGGGGTCATCCATCCCATTCAATTGCTGGACTTATCTCTGCGGGGAGAAAAGTTAACCAATCTCTGA
- a CDS encoding DUF4090 family protein — MANTTKGADAIDQAIAAGIDFDGSAIPPLKLELYHQVMGLEAGRQRSGVSNTMRSRIVRIGAKHIAQAELDQKLIDAGFAPLKEKEIAFFYGAK; from the coding sequence ATGGCTAATACAACCAAAGGAGCCGATGCCATTGACCAGGCGATCGCCGCTGGCATTGATTTTGATGGCAGTGCCATTCCCCCACTCAAACTGGAACTCTATCATCAAGTGATGGGCTTGGAAGCGGGGCGGCAACGCAGTGGAGTCAGCAATACCATGCGCTCCCGCATTGTCCGTATTGGAGCCAAGCACATTGCCCAGGCAGAACTGGATCAGAAATTAATTGACGCTGGCTTTGCCCCCCTCAAGGAGAAGGAAATTGCTTTTTTCTATGGCGCTAAGTAA
- a CDS encoding LysR family transcriptional regulator, with protein MSDIPFTLDQLRILKAIASEGSFKRAADTLYVSQPAVSLQVQNLEKQLSVPLFDRGGRKAQLTEAGHLLLNYGEKIITLCQETCRAIEDLQNLQGGTLIVGASQTTGTYLLPRMIGMFRQKYPDVTVQLQVHSTRRTAWGVANGQVDLAIIGGEVPAELQETLTVLPYAEDELALILPVFHPLAQAETIQKEDLYKLKFISLDSQSTIRKVIDKVLSQGEIDPKRLKVEMELNSIEAIKNAVQSGLGAAFVSTTAIEKELEMNVLHIAPIKNVEIRRVLSVIINPNRYRSKASAAFIREILPQFSTHPDALDPERLFANPYSNNNGDRQGDGKDGKGSIEIDSVT; from the coding sequence ATGTCGGATATCCCGTTCACGTTGGATCAACTTCGCATCCTCAAGGCGATCGCCTCGGAAGGCAGTTTTAAACGGGCGGCAGATACATTGTACGTTTCCCAACCGGCAGTTAGTTTGCAGGTGCAAAACCTGGAAAAGCAGTTGAGTGTACCTTTATTTGACCGGGGAGGGCGCAAGGCCCAGTTGACGGAGGCGGGGCATTTACTGCTCAATTACGGCGAAAAAATTATTACCCTCTGTCAAGAAACCTGTCGGGCGATCGAGGATTTACAGAATTTACAGGGGGGAACCCTAATTGTGGGGGCTTCTCAAACCACAGGTACCTACCTCCTGCCCAGGATGATCGGTATGTTCCGGCAGAAGTATCCCGATGTAACGGTGCAATTACAGGTCCATTCCACCCGCAGGACGGCCTGGGGCGTGGCCAATGGGCAGGTGGATTTGGCCATTATTGGCGGCGAGGTACCGGCGGAATTGCAGGAAACTTTGACAGTATTACCTTACGCGGAGGATGAATTGGCTCTGATCTTGCCAGTGTTCCATCCCTTGGCCCAGGCAGAGACAATCCAAAAAGAAGATCTATACAAGCTTAAATTTATTAGTCTTGATTCCCAATCCACTATCCGCAAAGTAATTGATAAGGTGTTGAGCCAGGGGGAAATTGACCCTAAGCGCCTCAAAGTTGAAATGGAACTCAATTCCATCGAAGCGATTAAAAATGCGGTGCAGTCCGGTTTGGGGGCGGCCTTTGTGTCCACCACGGCGATTGAAAAGGAGTTGGAGATGAATGTGCTCCACATCGCTCCAATTAAAAATGTGGAAATTCGCCGGGTTCTTTCGGTGATCATTAACCCTAACCGTTACCGTTCCAAGGCTTCCGCCGCTTTCATTAGGGAAATATTGCCCCAATTTTCCACCCACCCTGATGCCCTCGACCCAGAAAGGTTATTCGCTAATCCCTACAGCAACAATAACGGCGATCGCCAAGGGGATGGCAAGGACGGCAAAGGGAGCATTGAAATCGATTCGGTTACCTAA
- the moaD gene encoding molybdopterin converting factor subunit 1, producing the protein MSKSIKLRYFASLQEQAKVAEENLITDLNTYRELYDLLSERHGFNLSSTQVKVAVNDEFTTMENIILDQSTIVFIPPVAGG; encoded by the coding sequence ATGTCCAAATCAATTAAGTTAAGGTATTTTGCTTCTCTCCAGGAACAGGCCAAAGTTGCGGAGGAAAATTTAATAACTGATCTAAATACCTACCGAGAACTTTATGATTTATTGTCGGAGCGTCATGGCTTTAATTTGTCTTCTACCCAGGTAAAAGTTGCAGTTAATGATGAATTTACTACCATGGAAAATATAATTTTAGACCAGTCCACTATCGTTTTTATTCCCCCCGTTGCTGGAGGTTGA
- a CDS encoding YifB family Mg chelatase-like AAA ATPase yields the protein MLARVWSASLLGIDAIKVGVEVDVSAGLPAIAVVGLPDTAVQESRERVKAALKNAGFAFPVRRIVINLTPADLRKEGPSFDLPISIGILAASEQVDAQLLGDYLFLGEMSLDGSLRAIAGVLPIAATAQKMGLAGIVVPSGNALEASVVQGLKVYGFDHIKDVVDFLGAPEKFVPVNAQDAKQQWSMPLPCLDLKDVKGQSHGRRALEIAAAGGHNLIFVGPPGSGKTMLARRLPGILPPLHFEEALEVSQIHSVAGLLKERGQLIRQRPFRSPHHSASGPSLVGGGSFPRPGEISLAHRGVLFLDELTEFKRNVLEFLRQPLEDGQVTISRTKQTIMFPAQFTLIASTNPCPCGYFGDPIQACSCSPRQREMYWSKLSGPLMDRIDLQVAVNRLKPEEMTSQGQGESSEPVRQRVARARAMAIARFSKDAKLSCNAEMQAGQLRQFCQLDENCRQLLEGAIKKLGLSARAMDRILKVSRTIADLGQSEHIQASHLAEAIQYRTLDRFT from the coding sequence ATGTTAGCAAGGGTTTGGAGTGCTTCCCTGTTGGGCATTGATGCCATTAAAGTCGGGGTGGAAGTGGACGTTTCTGCTGGGCTACCGGCGATCGCCGTGGTGGGACTACCAGATACGGCAGTGCAGGAATCGAGGGAACGGGTTAAGGCGGCCTTAAAAAATGCAGGCTTTGCTTTTCCGGTAAGGCGTATTGTCATTAACCTCACCCCGGCGGATTTACGTAAAGAAGGCCCCAGTTTTGACCTCCCCATTAGCATTGGCATCCTCGCCGCATCGGAACAGGTGGATGCCCAACTGTTGGGGGATTATTTGTTTTTAGGAGAAATGTCCCTGGACGGGAGTTTACGGGCGATCGCCGGTGTTCTTCCCATTGCGGCCACAGCGCAAAAAATGGGGCTAGCGGGCATAGTGGTACCGTCCGGTAATGCATTGGAAGCTTCCGTGGTGCAGGGCTTAAAAGTCTACGGCTTCGACCACATTAAAGACGTGGTGGACTTTCTTGGGGCACCAGAAAAATTCGTCCCAGTTAATGCCCAGGATGCCAAACAACAGTGGAGCATGCCTTTACCTTGCCTGGATTTAAAAGATGTAAAAGGGCAATCCCATGGCCGGAGAGCATTGGAAATTGCTGCCGCGGGGGGCCATAACTTGATTTTTGTTGGGCCACCGGGCAGTGGAAAAACCATGTTGGCTAGGCGTTTACCGGGCATTCTGCCGCCACTCCATTTTGAAGAAGCCTTGGAAGTGTCCCAAATCCATTCTGTAGCAGGGTTACTGAAGGAACGGGGACAGTTAATTCGTCAGCGCCCTTTTCGCAGTCCCCACCATTCCGCTTCTGGCCCTTCCCTGGTAGGAGGTGGGAGTTTTCCTCGGCCGGGAGAAATTTCCTTGGCCCATCGGGGGGTCTTGTTTTTAGATGAATTAACAGAATTTAAACGCAATGTGTTGGAATTTTTGCGGCAACCCTTGGAGGACGGGCAAGTTACCATTTCCCGCACGAAGCAAACCATCATGTTTCCCGCCCAATTTACCCTCATTGCCAGCACCAATCCCTGTCCCTGCGGTTATTTTGGCGATCCAATTCAAGCCTGTTCCTGTTCTCCCCGCCAGAGGGAAATGTATTGGTCCAAGCTTTCTGGCCCCCTGATGGACCGCATTGATTTACAGGTGGCAGTTAATCGTCTTAAGCCAGAAGAAATGACCAGCCAAGGCCAGGGAGAAAGTTCAGAACCAGTGCGACAAAGGGTGGCCAGAGCCAGGGCAATGGCGATCGCCAGATTTAGCAAAGATGCAAAACTTAGCTGTAATGCCGAAATGCAGGCGGGACAATTGCGTCAATTTTGCCAGTTAGATGAAAACTGCCGTCAATTACTGGAAGGAGCGATTAAAAAGCTGGGACTCTCTGCCCGGGCCATGGACCGAATTTTAAAGGTATCCCGCACCATTGCTGATCTGGGCCAATCGGAGCATATCCAAGCATCCCATCTGGCGGAAGCAATCCAATACCGCACCCTAGATAGGTTCACTTGA
- the moaC gene encoding cyclic pyranopterin monophosphate synthase MoaC gives MFTHLDENQQPRMVDISQKVAGDRRAVAQCIVQLPKAVKDYLTGQEIVLKKGPVIQTAIIAGTMAAKKTADLIPFCHTLPIHGCKFDVNIIDQGQDYLEIILQCAVNTNYKTGVEMEALCGVSVAALTIYDMCKSISSEIIIKNTQLIEKTGGKADVKQTPLYGLVLTGGKSKRMGKDKALINYQGQPHGQYIYNLLSKYCEQVFLSARPGQWHGTPLENLPTLVDGGDSMGPMSGILTALQSYSQVNWLIIACDLAYINSTMVEKLIAHTRQDLVATCYENADQGFPEALCGIYTPLALKLFTKAKNVGLHCPVKILQMANYQLIKPDNLLDIANVNSPEDYVQIN, from the coding sequence ATGTTTACCCATCTTGACGAAAATCAACAGCCTCGTATGGTGGATATTAGTCAAAAAGTAGCTGGCGATCGCCGGGCAGTGGCCCAGTGTATAGTTCAATTACCCAAGGCTGTCAAAGATTATCTAACAGGGCAAGAAATTGTTCTTAAGAAGGGGCCGGTTATTCAAACAGCCATTATTGCTGGCACCATGGCAGCAAAAAAAACAGCGGATCTGATTCCCTTTTGCCACACCTTACCAATCCATGGCTGTAAATTTGATGTCAATATTATTGATCAAGGACAAGATTATTTGGAGATAATTTTGCAATGTGCTGTTAATACTAATTACAAAACTGGAGTAGAAATGGAAGCCCTTTGTGGAGTCTCCGTAGCGGCATTAACAATTTATGATATGTGTAAATCCATCAGCTCAGAAATTATTATCAAAAATACTCAATTAATAGAAAAAACTGGTGGTAAAGCCGATGTTAAGCAAACTCCTCTCTACGGTTTGGTGTTGACCGGCGGAAAAAGTAAACGTATGGGTAAAGACAAGGCGTTAATTAATTATCAAGGACAACCCCATGGGCAATATATCTATAATTTATTATCAAAATATTGTGAACAAGTTTTCCTCTCCGCCCGCCCCGGTCAGTGGCATGGAACTCCATTGGAAAATTTACCTACCTTAGTGGATGGGGGAGATAGTATGGGTCCAATGTCGGGAATTTTAACGGCGTTGCAGAGTTATTCCCAGGTTAATTGGCTAATTATTGCCTGTGATTTGGCCTATATCAATAGTACAATGGTGGAGAAGTTAATTGCCCATACCCGCCAAGATTTGGTGGCAACTTGCTACGAAAATGCTGATCAAGGTTTTCCCGAAGCGTTGTGTGGTATTTACACTCCCCTTGCCCTCAAATTATTTACTAAAGCAAAAAATGTCGGCTTACATTGTCCAGTTAAAATTTTACAAATGGCGAATTACCAATTGATCAAGCCTGACAATTTACTTGATATTGCCAACGTTAATAGCCCAGAAGATTATGTCCAAATCAATTAA
- the moaA gene encoding GTP 3',8-cyclase MoaA translates to MFSFLCLVELALPMSQTLVDSYGRRIRKLRVSLTDQCNLRCHYCMPVDATFLNQSTYLSCQEYGEIVGELIEFGLEEVRLTGGEPLLRSNFAEIVRAIAQLKLKKIGLTTNGIILDRHLDTLKENNILDLNVSLDSLNAKTFRAITHGNYLKTILRNLELAHHQGFRIKLNTVVMRGINDQEIFDLIEYAKQWAMEIRFLEIMRIGYACKQQEKTFIAAQELLTRIQQKYSLKPVQSALDATAFRYSTSCGGIIGFIASESQPFCGHCSRWRLSVDGTLRACLLKNEGINIRHFLPSERQHTYQQLLGMKPYLRPPEVSHAMHQIGG, encoded by the coding sequence ATGTTTTCCTTTTTATGCCTGGTAGAATTAGCATTGCCCATGTCCCAGACCTTAGTTGATAGTTATGGCCGCCGCATTCGTAAATTGAGAGTTTCCCTCACGGATCAGTGTAATTTGCGTTGCCATTATTGTATGCCAGTGGACGCAACATTTCTTAATCAATCGACTTATTTATCTTGTCAAGAATATGGGGAAATTGTTGGAGAATTAATTGAATTTGGCTTGGAGGAAGTCCGCCTAACCGGGGGAGAACCTTTGCTGAGAAGTAACTTCGCTGAAATTGTCCGAGCCATTGCTCAATTAAAACTTAAAAAAATTGGTTTGACCACTAATGGTATTATTTTAGACCGGCATTTGGATACCTTAAAGGAAAATAATATTCTGGATTTAAACGTTAGTCTCGATAGTTTAAATGCTAAAACTTTCCGAGCAATTACCCATGGCAATTACCTTAAAACAATTCTTCGTAATCTCGAATTAGCCCATCATCAAGGATTCAGAATCAAACTCAATACGGTGGTAATGAGAGGGATTAATGACCAAGAAATTTTTGACTTGATTGAATATGCAAAGCAGTGGGCGATGGAGATTAGATTTTTGGAAATTATGCGCATTGGATATGCCTGTAAACAACAGGAAAAAACATTTATTGCTGCCCAAGAATTATTGACAAGAATTCAACAAAAATATAGTTTAAAACCAGTCCAATCGGCCTTAGATGCTACGGCTTTTCGCTATAGCACTAGCTGTGGAGGGATAATCGGCTTTATTGCTTCCGAATCCCAGCCATTTTGCGGACATTGTTCCCGTTGGCGATTGTCGGTAGATGGCACTCTGCGGGCCTGTTTGCTTAAAAATGAGGGAATTAATATTCGTCATTTTCTACCGTCGGAACGTCAACACACTTATCAGCAATTGTTGGGAATGAAACCCTATTTACGCCCCCCTGAAGTTAGCCACGCCATGCATCAAATTGGAGGATAA
- a CDS encoding PhzF family phenazine biosynthesis isomerase → MRYRFYTLDVFTDQLFGGNPLAVFPDAQALTDGQMQKIATEINYSETVFVLPPATATGNFRLRIFTPKTELDFAGHPTIGAAYLLGLLQPPSPLVTTTWQLEEPVGLVPVTLYYDQGQLIQTELTVAQLPQTQRSTPSGQDLALLLGLSMDQLQQGEYEAKAYSCGLPFLFIPLVNEAALNEISFSPSVWQDLLADQWAHCVYCLAPADTALGLLDNKLIHGRMFAPGLGIAEDPATGSGVAALGGYLGDRLGASGQYHWQIEQGQALGRPSQLQLTVVKENQAITGVKVAGRSVLVSEGLMNLGN, encoded by the coding sequence ATGCGCTATCGCTTTTATACCCTTGACGTGTTCACCGACCAGCTTTTTGGCGGTAATCCCCTGGCGGTTTTTCCCGATGCCCAGGCTTTGACCGATGGGCAAATGCAGAAAATTGCCACGGAAATCAATTATTCCGAAACGGTGTTTGTTTTGCCTCCAGCGACGGCAACGGGGAATTTTCGCTTGAGAATTTTTACCCCCAAAACAGAATTGGATTTTGCGGGGCATCCCACCATTGGGGCCGCCTATCTGTTGGGTTTACTCCAGCCTCCCAGCCCTTTAGTCACGACCACTTGGCAGTTGGAAGAGCCAGTGGGTCTAGTGCCTGTCACCCTCTACTACGATCAAGGACAGTTGATCCAAACAGAATTAACCGTGGCCCAGCTTCCCCAAACCCAGCGTTCGACTCCATCTGGGCAGGATTTGGCCCTTCTTTTAGGACTATCTATGGATCAACTACAGCAAGGGGAGTATGAAGCAAAAGCCTATTCCTGTGGGTTGCCCTTTTTATTTATTCCCTTAGTGAATGAGGCGGCGTTAAACGAGATTAGTTTTAGTCCATCGGTTTGGCAAGACCTATTGGCGGATCAATGGGCCCATTGTGTTTATTGTCTGGCCCCAGCGGATACTGCCCTAGGTTTATTAGATAACAAGTTGATCCACGGGCGGATGTTTGCCCCCGGTTTGGGCATTGCCGAAGATCCGGCCACGGGCTCCGGGGTGGCGGCGTTAGGTGGTTACTTAGGCGATCGCCTGGGAGCGTCAGGCCAATACCACTGGCAAATTGAACAGGGCCAAGCTTTAGGAAGACCCAGCCAATTACAGTTAACCGTGGTAAAGGAAAATCAGGCGATTACGGGGGTGAAAGTGGCCGGGCGATCAGTTTTAGTATCGGAAGGTTTGATGAACTTAGGGAATTAG
- a CDS encoding AarF/ABC1/UbiB kinase family protein: MPNPKPLPPQSELDNIRRYDVKAIANYYRRRPWKVLWRALEVVWSFGFFLTCLLWDQWTGQVEYYKRRRAEDLRELLTKLGPTFIKVGQALSTRPDLVRRDFLEELIKLQDQLPPFDNDLAFQLMEEQLGMKVDEAYREISAHPVAAASLGQVYRAMLFSGEEVAVKVQRPNLRPRLSLDLYLMRLGAEKFGRFLPLNLGHDLTLIVDEFGIKLFEEIDYLNEGRNAEKFAENFHGDAEVKVPCIYWQYSNQKVLTLEWIQGFKLTDIDKIRAAGLDPSNIIKIGVTSGLRQLLEHGFFHADPHPGNLFATLDGRMAYIDFGMMDQLEPGTKETIASSIVQLINKDYLALTEDFIALGFLAPNTDITPIIPALENVFGSAIGQSVQDFNFKTITDDFSELMYDYPFRVPAKFALIIRSLVTQEGLALSLDPNFKIVEVAYPYVARRLLTGESPQLRRQLIDVLFKNGKFQWQRLENMLSIARSDTKFDLLPTAQLGLQFLFSEEGLYLRRQILLALTEDDRLHTDEVQRIWGLVKDDFRPQELVNVAWNAVREFSLAGVSTILPQR; this comes from the coding sequence GTGCCTAATCCCAAACCCCTGCCCCCCCAATCGGAACTCGATAATATTCGTCGCTACGACGTTAAGGCGATCGCCAATTATTACCGTCGTCGTCCCTGGAAAGTGTTATGGCGGGCTTTGGAAGTAGTCTGGTCTTTCGGTTTTTTCCTCACCTGTTTGCTCTGGGATCAATGGACTGGGCAAGTGGAATACTACAAACGGCGACGGGCAGAGGATTTAAGGGAATTACTGACCAAATTGGGTCCGACTTTCATCAAAGTTGGCCAGGCCCTCTCCACCCGCCCCGATCTGGTGCGGCGAGACTTTTTAGAAGAATTAATCAAACTGCAGGATCAATTACCTCCCTTCGACAATGACCTTGCCTTTCAACTCATGGAAGAGCAATTGGGCATGAAAGTAGACGAAGCTTACCGGGAAATTTCTGCCCATCCCGTGGCCGCCGCCAGCTTAGGACAAGTGTACCGTGCCATGCTTTTCAGCGGTGAAGAAGTGGCAGTGAAAGTGCAACGGCCGAACCTGCGCCCTCGGCTTAGCTTAGATCTATACCTGATGCGTTTGGGAGCGGAAAAGTTTGGGAGATTTCTACCCCTCAACCTTGGCCACGACTTAACTTTGATTGTGGATGAGTTTGGTATTAAGCTGTTTGAAGAAATTGATTATTTAAACGAAGGTCGCAACGCCGAAAAATTTGCCGAAAATTTCCATGGTGATGCCGAAGTTAAAGTGCCGTGTATTTATTGGCAATACAGCAATCAAAAAGTCCTTACCCTCGAATGGATTCAGGGCTTTAAATTAACCGACATAGATAAAATTCGAGCGGCAGGCCTCGATCCCAGCAACATCATCAAAATTGGGGTTACTTCCGGGCTCCGGCAACTCCTAGAACATGGCTTTTTCCATGCCGACCCCCACCCCGGTAACCTATTTGCCACCTTAGACGGTCGCATGGCCTACATCGACTTTGGCATGATGGATCAACTAGAACCAGGCACCAAGGAAACCATCGCCAGCTCCATTGTCCAGTTAATTAATAAGGATTACCTAGCCCTCACCGAAGACTTTATTGCCCTCGGTTTTCTCGCTCCTAACACTGACATTACCCCGATTATTCCTGCCCTAGAAAATGTTTTTGGCAGTGCCATTGGCCAAAGCGTCCAAGACTTTAATTTTAAAACCATCACCGACGATTTTTCTGAGTTGATGTATGACTACCCTTTCCGAGTACCGGCCAAGTTTGCTCTGATTATTCGTTCCTTGGTGACCCAAGAGGGTTTAGCTTTGAGTTTGGATCCCAATTTTAAAATTGTCGAAGTGGCCTATCCTTACGTAGCCCGTCGTTTATTAACCGGGGAATCTCCCCAACTGCGCCGCCAACTCATTGATGTGTTGTTTAAAAATGGCAAATTCCAATGGCAACGGTTGGAAAATATGCTCAGCATTGCCCGTTCTGATACCAAGTTTGACCTTTTGCCCACAGCCCAATTGGGTTTACAGTTTCTCTTTTCCGAGGAAGGTCTATATCTACGGCGGCAAATTCTCCTGGCTTTAACCGAGGACGATCGCCTGCATACCGATGAAGTGCAAAGAATTTGGGGTCTGGTGAAGGATGACTTCAGGCCCCAGGAGTTGGTCAATGTAGCTTGGAATGCAGTGCGGGAATTTTCTCTTGCCGGGGTGAGCACCATTCTGCCCCAACGGTAA
- a CDS encoding molybdenum cofactor biosynthesis protein MoaE has product MALALFDISDQSINTQPLIAGLECDQAGALVTFAGWVRNHNDGKQVNSLEYQVYQELAINEGFKIITEAKEKYDLHQAIAVHRSGHLKIGETAVWVGTVASHRQAAFQGTQYVIDQIKLRLPIWKKEHYLNHPAAWVYCSHHHSY; this is encoded by the coding sequence ATGGCTTTAGCTTTATTTGACATTAGTGACCAATCGATTAATACCCAACCTTTAATTGCGGGTTTAGAATGTGATCAGGCTGGAGCCTTGGTAACTTTTGCCGGTTGGGTCAGAAATCACAATGACGGCAAACAAGTTAACTCTTTGGAATACCAGGTTTATCAGGAGTTAGCCATTAACGAGGGCTTTAAAATTATTACTGAAGCTAAGGAAAAATATGATCTTCACCAGGCGATCGCCGTCCATCGGAGTGGCCATTTAAAAATAGGGGAAACTGCGGTGTGGGTGGGGACAGTGGCTAGCCATCGCCAAGCCGCTTTTCAAGGCACTCAGTATGTTATTGACCAAATTAAACTGAGATTACCGATTTGGAAAAAGGAGCATTATCTCAATCATCCGGCCGCATGGGTTTATTGCTCCCATCACCACAGTTACTAG